Within the Buteo buteo chromosome 2, bButBut1.hap1.1, whole genome shotgun sequence genome, the region CTTTGAAAACCTACTTCTTCAAGCACCACCGTTTACCCCAGCTTCTTTGAAGTTTCACACATGCATGTTTCTCTTTTGGCTTTTCTCTGGCAGATATTTTGTGAAGGTGGCTTGGGCATGGACGTTCTGGCTTCTGCTCCCCTTCATCGCAGTCACCACCTACCAGTTTGCCAAAAGCAAGTTTCTCTATGGTCCCACGAAGAGCATTTTGATGGTGCTGCGGCGTCTCAGTGCACTGCTAGTGGGCACTGCCATCTGGTACATCTGCACCAGATTCTTCATGTATATCGAGAATCTCACTGGCACGTGCTCCACCTCGGGTAAACTCAGCGAGCCTCGCCAGCTGTATGCCACCAAGCAGGAGTGCCACCAGGACAACGGGATCTGGAATGGTTTTGATATCTCAGGGCACTGTTTTCTGCTCTCGTACTGTGCTCTGATGATTATGGAGGAGGTGGCTGTGCTGGAAGGCTTGTCCATAGACCAGAACTCTAATCTGCGTGTTGTGATCAACatcctgtttctttccttgtgttttCTCACGGTGATCTGGGTGTTCATGTTTCTCTGTACTGCTGTGTATTTCCATGACTTCATTCAAAAGCTTCTCGGTGTGCTGATAGGTCTGTCAGCTTGGTACGGGACCTACAGATTTTGGTACTTGAAGCCCTTTTCTCCTGGACTACCTCTTCCAAATATACCTTTGACTTCAAAGAAATACAGTTATAGCAGATAAAATAAGTATTAAAATTTTTGGAAATTGATTTCAGTACTGGAGTAGTTGAATGTAGGAACAGTTGCTGTATTTCCAGTGTAAGGAACAAGGTGATGGGCTGGAGGAAACCAAATCTGTACTAGCTGATGGCTGGCAGGTGGTAACGAGCTTCTtccttgggagaaaaaaaaaaaattggtattgGAAGAGGTCTGCTCTTGTTTAGGAGCTGCTGACTGGCATTCTCAGCAAAGAAATCAGAAGTTGTATCTGTTCTCTTAGTAATAAAGGGAGGAGCAGATCCAAGGCTGACAGAGGCCTTTGCTCTTCAAGAGCTTGACTGTTCTCAAATTTATtatccctctttctttttgatttaTGTCAAAATGTCATGGATGATCCAAACctcatacttcttttttttttaaatactcataTTGCCTTATGAGAAAGCTCTAATAATGACAGTGCTGCTAAGTGTTGCGAAAATATCAATACTCATTAAAGCAGTATATAGCTCTGTTGTGAAACTAGAACATCACGTGAAGCATTAGGTACACTAACTTGCCACAAATGCTTCTTAGCTGTCTGCACCTTTTGCAACAGAGAGTAAATTTGAGATGTAATGTCTTAAGCAGACTGAGTTTAAATTCCTGCCTGCCTTTGAAAAGGAAACTCTTGAAAAACAAGCCTTAACTTTCTCCTTAGGCAAAGTACTTGTAATAATACTTTGTCATTTTAttcttgacagaaaaaaacaaactccttCCAATTTTGCTAAAAAGTCTAATATTggggttttaatttaaatcttaTGAATTGCACACTTTGCAACAATGAGTACTTTGTGGTATGTTTCTTCTAGAACAACAATGAAATTCTGGTGTTATGAACAAGTTAGCTTAACCTGCTATTTCCCAAATAATCTGCTTGGTAATGAATGAAACACATTGTTTATCCTAAGAGCTGCAAAGGAGTGTGCTTGAAGCAATATTTATTCTGGCTTATCCAGCAGTATCAATAAGCTACTTAATTTTGATTGCACATAAAGCTGCGGCCACTTTTGATGTGGCTGGAAACCCACTACTGAATAAAACACTACTATTATATAATGAATAGGTATAATGTGGGATGGGTATACTCATCATATCAATCAGCTATTTAGCATAGTCTTTATCTTAgaaagctttttattatttcataaagGCTTATTCATGACGCAATTGCACAAAATTTGTTTGACAGTTGTAGTGACGAGCGAGACAGCCAAAAAGGTCTGTGGGCAAGGCTGTAGATAGTGTCTGTTAATCTGTGAGTGGGCTTGGTCTGTAGCGTTTGACTCCAAGGTGATTATTTTGCTGAATATAGGGTATGATGCACCGTAGTCTAATCTTGGCACGTTTCTTTTTGCCATCTCAGCAGCTCTCTTCCAGCAAGAGAGTGGTAGCATTTGCAATAAATACAGCAGTGTTAATTCCACACTTGTCTGCCTCTGAGGAGAGCTGGCTTCACCTGAATTTCCACTGAATTCAGCGGCAAGTGGGAGTTGTTGTGTGTCCTTAGAAAGTACAAATCACCTCTTGGAAAGAAGCTATTTcaggaggtggtgtattttcTGTCAAGCTCCTCCCTTTGGTTTTGCATTAAATTGCCTTTTGAGCTGACTCTTTGGAAAATTTGCTCTGATTAACTCATATTGGGTTTAACTAAATTTgtttaaacaatgcaaattCATTTGCAGACATTCTTTTGATGTAAGGTAAGCCTGCTCCCAATAGAGCTAAGCTAGACCACAAGCCATTTTCACCATGAAAAAGGATTATATACCCAGAAGGTTTTCTGATTAATTTCATTACATTTAAGTTTCTGGTTTAGGTTATCTTTATGTAACTTTGCTGTATAGACAAGGCCTTGGAACAggaaatgctatttatttaaaCCAACTGACTTGCTGAAATTATGTTCAGTTTCACAAATGTTTTGTGCAATCACTATATGGATATTTCTGTCTATTTCTAACCAGTGTCTTACAAACTTTTTATTATGGAAATAATGTGGTATATGGTTATtctcaaaatttttatttaaacaatgaaagaaaaacacttgaaaaCTTTATCAGTGTTTGAGTCTTTGAGAATCTGTTTCTGATGTCTGtaaagatgctgctgctgctcttcacttccTTGGATGATCCACCCTCCAGATATTTTTTTGACTACTGAGATGCATGATCAAACTGACATTGatatttctgcagtatttgAATGAGTTAATATGACACAGGTTCTCAAAAGTACAGggtacaaaagaaacaaaacaaaacaaaacaaaccccatgCATGACAAAAGCAAGTTCCCTGATGTGTGCCTCTTGCACCAGGCACTTCATTTTGTAGACATGGGTAGTTGCTTATTGTAGCAAAGGGAAAGCCTAATCCATTGAAATGTATGGGAAAATTCCCGTGGGCTGTAATACTGCTTATGAGTTTGGAAATCTTGCTGTACGTGTCTTTCTCAGTACCCAGAGATCACGTGCCAACTGTTGGCTTAGAAGGTTTCCTTGTGCTCCAGAcgttttctttgtgctttttgaCTCTATTTCAGAGCAAGTCTTTGCTTCCTTGCACTCTAACTGGAAACTGAAGGTTGCAAATTTTCTGTTGGTGTATTTGCCATCACCTTTATCTgacttccttccctctcccaaatacacttttatcattaaaataaaaatgcgGCCTTTCTATGACAGGTTGACAGCCAAAGAGGAGCAGTGCTGTGAGTAGCTCTATTTGATGTCCTGTGACAAAGGCACAAATCAGCTGTCAACAGGTATTATTAATTtgtttcaaggttttttttaaaagtgtaacattttaaagataaattttcatattttgtagTGAATTCCAAAAGATGGCAACTATAATTGTGAGAAACacttgggggggtgggggggtgttttgtttgggtttttttttcttttctgcgTTTAAGTATTCCTCCTGTTCCTGCAGAGCTGTCTTTCTGTGTCTGTAGAATTATCTAGGGAATTTTTGTCTCCAACATCTTACTAGCgtattatttatttcaacatatgtttgttcagttttcattgtCTGTGATTGTCTAGCCTATTTCATGGGCTCTGTATCACAGTACTttcacagaagcagcatttggCCTGACTGATGTGGCTGAGGCAGGTCTTGGTCTTGGTGCCTTaaacattttcctctgcagGGGCCAGCAAGGAAGGGAGTCACAGCTAGAACACAGTGGGAAGATTAACTGGATTAGGATTCATTTTACTCTTCACTTACCTGGGACTCTTTCAAATGTTTGCGTCACTGGAGGCAAGATCAGGCAAACGGGAAAGTTTAGATCTTTCGTAAGAGCCGTCTGAACTGTTCAGACTTTAAACATGTCTGAAACGGGGGTTTGATTCTTCCTCAGAGTCTTTGTTCAAAGCAGACTTCTCCCATGAATGCTTCACTGGTGCTAAACAGTATTCTTGGTTTGCCAATTTATTTGTGTGTACCGAACTTAGATTGCCTAGTGGCTGTAAAAAAAGAA harbors:
- the FITM2 gene encoding acyl-coenzyme A diphosphatase FITM2, translated to MERLERCGRRLRAGLAAGRVRGRLPWLLLAIVLLGSALKDGDLVPETPMRNKRNPLNVYFVKVAWAWTFWLLLPFIAVTTYQFAKSKFLYGPTKSILMVLRRLSALLVGTAIWYICTRFFMYIENLTGTCSTSGKLSEPRQLYATKQECHQDNGIWNGFDISGHCFLLSYCALMIMEEVAVLEGLSIDQNSNLRVVINILFLSLCFLTVIWVFMFLCTAVYFHDFIQKLLGVLIGLSAWYGTYRFWYLKPFSPGLPLPNIPLTSKKYSYSR